The Clarias gariepinus isolate MV-2021 ecotype Netherlands chromosome 24, CGAR_prim_01v2, whole genome shotgun sequence region CCTCAACATCTCATGACTATAAGCAGATGTCTATTTTTTTCCACGTTTAAAAGGTCTCTGTGGCCTGTGGGGCCTTCAAGCACAAAGACTTATTCATTTTCCAGagtgtttttccccttttttctctTGCTTAAGCCAAGCCTGTAATGACTTGTGTTTAAAGGAATTACCGACTTTGTTTGAATTATGGGCTTTTGGTTTGTGCACCACATGTATAATTACTTAGAAGTAAATTACAATACATTCCTTAAACACAAGGACTTATACACATTGTTAAGATGCTTTATAGTTCATACCAGTAATATTAACTTTAATAAGTTCTTAACATAATGCATTATTAACAGATGTAGAAATCCAgactcattttgttttttgtttccactGCAAGTTAATTTTCAGATAcaagttattaaaaatgaaatgtaataataaacaacTTATAAATAAAACCGAAGCTCAAAAATTCTTTGatttttgcatgttcttcagGGTAACATGTTACAAACACTGTTTAGAATGTTTCATGGTAATGACAAATTTTAGtactttaataattaatgaatgcATTATCACcgggtataaatatatatttattttactttgcttGTTTCCTAACCACGTGCATTCTTTATTTCTAGACACCATGTTAGGAAAGCATGCTGTTCCTAAACTCCTTCTGTCCATCACCTTACTCATCTCCTCTATGTTaatgccatcatcatcatcatcatcaacaacacaCAATGCCAGTTCTCGACCCGGTGTCCTCAATCCCCATTTGAATGGTCACAATGAAAACTATGATGATAATTCAGAAGAAACTGATGGCACAACAACAAGTCCTGACGTTTCTCCACCTCAGTTCTGTGAATACGACGCCTGCAAGGACCAGCAGGAACCATGTCAGAAGCTCAGACTTACTCTCTTCTGCTCCTGCCCCGGTATCAGTGGCCCCTTTGACCCTCCGGACCCTCCTTCTCTCAGCAGTCTGTCTATAGAAATGGGGGGAACAGTAGTCGTGCGGTGGTGCGCGCCATCCTCAACCATCACACACTACCTCATCCGAGTGGAGGGTCAGGACGGTGCTCATGAGGTGGCAGAGAACAGAAGGATGATGGAGCTTGGAAATATAGCTCCTGGCACTGAGGTGTGTGTGGAGGCGGTGAACAAGGCAGGCGTCAGCCCCAGGCAGCACCACTCGTGCTCCCGCTTTGAGCCAAGAAGCTCCGAAGAGAGGCTCACCGTAAAATTGGTGCTTATTGGAGCAGCAGTGGTGGTTGTGCTAGCAATCGCATTAGCGCTTGTGCTCTGGTGGTGCATGAGACGGCGGAAAACTCCAGCACGGACAGCAAACCGAGGAACGGACATGGTACTGTAAGGGAGAGGAAAAGACAAAGCAGGAGGTCTCTAATAACTGCTGCTTGAAGGAATTTTACTGGAATGTCTGTGTATACAAAAGCACTTTAGTAACAGTGTTGTTTGAGTGGTAACTGTATAGGattttgtgtgtattgtttttacctttttaaagtTGATGTATTgaagtattttatatattttatattacctttgtgtgtgagagagaatactgtacagtaagttaaGTGAGAGTGActtggattaaaaaatatatattattttgaatatgtaataataaaaaaaactgttcccAGGAATCTACACATGTGTGCACAGCGTTGTTCTTGGTGAGGACAAATCATTCTTGTTAAATCATGGAGCAGGAGAAAGTGTCCCACAGAACTAATGAAGccaattaaattaattgttagcataaaaaaaaaaaatcttcgtTAGCATGTCTAAGTAGGAAAAAAAGGTTAACTGAAATTGCAGTGCCTTGATTGCATATGGTAGACTTTAGGGAACGTTGAGCGGCGAAGGGTTAGAGTCTGTATTCAAAAGTGCCTGATAAATTTTACATTATGGATCACAGCTttcttaatgtgtttttttccatgCTACAGTTCAGTACTTTTGAATTCCCTATTCTGATATTTGCCTTTGATAAATTTTCTGTAAGGAAATGGTCATTACATATGGGTACACAACAGTACATGGTTGTTTAACAGGGAAAGAAGTCTCCAGCATCACTGTTTTATTACAGTTCGGAATAAATCTGTAAATGTACGTTTTCCAACATCCTCATGATGAAAGAATtgcttgcatttatttatttatttttgtttgttttgtgaagAATAAAACAGACTGTTGAGGGAAAAATATTTATAGCTTCTATAACCTAAGAGATAACAGGAACTAAGTTGTTtcgtaaatacataaaatagatTATTGATCATTAtcaacaaaaaagaagaaaataattgaTGAGGCTGTTTTCTACTTTCATATAAAACCATGCCCCTAGTGGTAGCTCAGTAACAGCACATCTGATAAAGTAGGGAGGCGTACTAAATAAAAGGCATAGCGCAGAGATCGATTTCTTgtattcttcttatttttaacacaaaccAGCTAGCTGCATATTGTCACCTGCTGTATTAGTTATAGAAGTGTACTTAGAGATAGGTTTATGATGTTGTACCACCGATTTTAAGGTTATGAGTTCACTGTTGGGCCCGTAACCCTTATCTGTTTTAGATGCAAGTCAgtctggatgagggtgtatgCCAAATGGcagaaatgtaaatgatttagGATGTTTTCACACTAAGGGCTAAGGCTTGGATCTAGATACACCTGACCCAAAGTTTGATCTGTTTGAGTACTGTGTACCCAGAATCAGATGAAGCCAATCATACCAAAACAGAGTCCATAATGATCAGTGCCTCTGGTTCCCTCTGAAATCTGCGGATTCACACAGCACACTTTAATCTTATTCTCAGAACTGCACAGATAAAGTTGCACAGCTGATATGGGAAGTCATAATAATCATACGGGGCAATATTAGTCCCTGAATGCTGGCCAGTAGTGGAGTGTGAGGGTAGAGCATCCctggattattttaggttgGGTTAACAAAGCAGGAAAAGTTGCATCTTTAGCTTTGGTTACTTGCTtggttaaaaatcaataaaactgtaaatcCAGCCATATGTTGCTAACACACAGAGGTCATCAGTGTAAGTTAGTCTAGGCAAATTAGCTGTCTAATTTCCGGACAACCGTATgcaatggggggaaaaaaaagttattcgtCACAATTGTTGCAATCTGGAGATTTTCCGTAAACAATGACGCCGTTCGATTACGTTCCTTATGTAGTGTATATTCATGAAGCCAACAACTGAACAAGTAATTACACTGTTTTGTTGTGCGTCATGGTCTGAGAATGTGACTGAGTAACTGTTTAATGAACCCCGACCCCAACATGCTAAAATCACTGACGAAATTAAGTACAACACCACATTTCCGTCACTAGTGCATTACACAAGCTCAGTGCCgagtaaataattttattaaacccCGAGGTACAAGAAATGCCAAGATGAACTAAATGCATGTAATGTTTTCATTACTTTCTAGATATAATAGAAGAGTTTGTGGCCACTTTATGGGTTTTGCAAAACATGTgaaaacttattatttttttaatatttagcattttttggATGGAGGTTGTTTGTtctcttgtttgtttgtataaaatgacTTTTGTAATTGCAATTACACACTAACATTAATACACAACCAACTTACACTATTTTAACATGTTATAGAGTTTGAAGCTCCTTGGCCACAATTTTTGAAATTTCAGCAAAACTTAAAATGCATAAAcaaataatctttttaaattgtgaataaaagaaGTGTTattgtaaacatattttatgcTGCTAATTTTAATACAGCATTTGATACACACTCATGCTCATCTTCTgatatttataaacaatatGTTCCAcacacttggaaaaaaaaaggaaaacaaattccacaataattaaaaaaagatatctatctatctatctatctatctatctatctatctatatatatggaaaaaaaggaaaacaaaaattccacaataattaaaaaaaaaaatatatatatatatatatatatatatatatatatatggaaaaaaaggaataaaaaaatttatcccGGCAGTTAAGTGTTTCCCTTTTGTGcatgcaggtgctgtgtgtttgcgtgcgtgtgtgtggctAGAGTAAGtagagactcttgctttcagccccttctgtctccccctcctcatcttacacattaaaactttctcctcttgttaaaacacacttacacacacattaacggaaagactgttgttctcctaaaaagcattaaagcttctctgcttttatttatgttgctcgcgacagcgtaacagctcgttaattcatgctcgtgtaatgatgagatggacaaactggtcaatgcctgttttttttttttttctgcattgttaggttatagtacaaacttttggGTGGATCATGtacttaaatccaacaaaaaaaaaaaaaaaacagaaaaacgaAACTTAGGCTTtatatcctagcttacatctcgcattcacacacacacacacacacacacacacacacacacagagaggactacattacccacaatgcatctcccgcactggactacacttccgtaaacggtcataaatcaacctctctctcccgctacactgttttatctaaaaatcagcaataaacatcgctaatgacacttgtgtgagcgcaaactaacagaatcactgctgtaaagtagaaaatagatttttaacctttgtattgagaatttcttttgctttactcgtgcgcacacacgtgtgttataagaaacagtacacgcgctgtacacacacttccaaacacaaaataaaatgttttacacacacatggtcacgaCGTCTTACAATATAATGTACTTCAGCTTCCTATTCTTATGGTAACTAGCTTATTTTGTCAGTATCATGTTCATAGACCTACTACGAATCACCTGCCGTCCAGCTGTGGACGGCTCCCTATAAAAGGACCCTGGTGGTGTATGCCGGTGAGTAATATGAACAATGTACGCCACTCGCACTGTGCTCTTGTCCTTGCAGACTCAGACACCAGAAAGAGCCCTGTTTCATGCACGTCACCAAGAATGGCCAGCACTGTCGCGCACCAAAATTTTTAACCTGCGCTTCCTCCGCTCCAGCCCGCCCTGCACGTCACAGCACCTTACCTGAGCCAGGAGCTCGCCACTGTGACTATCTCGTCTGTTTATCCTCATTCTCCTCAATATAAAGCTCAGAGCACCGGTGTTtctcaaatatataaaaatttcgTACATTTTTTGAACACTATAAATAAAGTGCACTGCACTGTAGCACTGCAACAAAACCTTACAAAACCTTATTCAATATTTATCAGTAGTACTCATAGTACTCATTTTATTAGTATCCAATAAAATAAGATGGAACACCACCATCTCTTTAGGCATGCCATGCACCTAGATCACACGCTGCAGAAAGCTTAGCCAGGAGAATACAGGC contains the following coding sequences:
- the LOC128512084 gene encoding leucine-rich repeat neuronal protein 4: MLGKHAVPKLLLSITLLISSMLMPSSSSSSTTHNASSRPGVLNPHLNGHNENYDDNSEETDGTTTSPDVSPPQFCEYDACKDQQEPCQKLRLTLFCSCPGISGPFDPPDPPSLSSLSIEMGGTVVVRWCAPSSTITHYLIRVEGQDGAHEVAENRRMMELGNIAPGTEVCVEAVNKAGVSPRQHHSCSRFEPRSSEERLTVKLVLIGAAVVVVLAIALALVLWWCMRRRKTPARTANRGTDMVL